The proteins below come from a single Danio aesculapii chromosome 23, fDanAes4.1, whole genome shotgun sequence genomic window:
- the LOC130216847 gene encoding cadherin-like protein 26, which yields MKTALIVVAIVYIQCVSILTQNLRKRRSWVVDSLFMEEELSGPFPYKIGNLNIEKRVVENSLIRGQGIDKDPKGILSVKSDGSVYALGKVDYEKYKKLTITLTKENTTVAVDFVVLDVNDHPPVFNRDVYEISKDESTPQGEVLVTVQANDYDQADSRNSRFTLNIVSVSPSTSSLQFFIDQPEGDFTGKISFKGCLLDYEEVQRYTILIEAKDHGEKVQLSSTSTVILNIIDKNNHLPEITAMTDFMGVKAQTAGDVVCRLKVSDKDSRGSPSWRAQYSLQGEKAEHFSIQTDPDTNDGLITLTQPLSFEVASSLSVIVKNEEPFFYCRVKGRPKHGLWHVDYSRGRSSSFTSASLPLQTVDRDARNSRKLESVMETGPMLESSQHYMCLSEKMVNITAVDADRHDPALKFQLMGDAERQWKLQYNGGKNRM from the exons ATGAAGACCGCTCTGATTGTCGTCGCA ATTGTCTATATTCAGTGTGTGAGCATATTAACACAAAACCTACGGAAAAGGCGATCCTGGGTTGTGGATTCACTCTTCATGGAAGAGGAGCTCAGTGGTCCTTTCCCATATAAAATAGGAAAT TTGAATATTGAGAAGAGAGTGGTGGAAAATAGTCTGATCCGTGGACAAGGCATTGACAAGGATCCCAAAGGAATTCTGTCTGTTAAGTCAGACGGTTCAGTTTATGCACTTGGAAAAGTTGATTATGAGAAATACAAGAAGCTAACA ATCACACTGACTAAAGAAAACACAACTGTTGCGGTGGATTTCGTGGTCTTGGATGTGAATGACCACCCTCCCGTTTTTAATAGGGATGTGTATGAGATCTCAAAAGATGAATCAACACCACAAG GTGAGGTTTTGGTCACAGTGCAGGCGAATGATTATGACCAGGCGGACAGCAGAAACTCTAGGTTTACTTTAAACATCGTCTCAGTGTCTCCATCCACCTCCAGTTTGCAGTTCTTCATTGACCAGCCTGAAGGAGACTTCACTGGCAAGATTTCGTTTAAAGGATGTCTTCTTGACTATGAG GAGGTGCAAAGATACACTATTCTTATTGAAGCAAAGGATCATGGGGAGAAGGTGCAGCTGTCCAGCACGAGCACGGTGATCCTGAACATCATCGACAAAAACAACCATCTCCCAGAAATCACTGCAATGACT GATTTTATGGGAGTGAAAGCGCAGACGGCTGGAGATGTAGTTTGTCGGCTGAAAGTGTCAGATAAAGACAGCAGAGGATCTCCATCTTGGAGAGCTCAATACTCTCTGCAGGGGGAGAAAGCAGAGCATTTTAGCATCCAGACTGACCCCGACACCAATGACGGACTTATAACACTCACTCAG CCGTTGAGTTTTGAGGTGGCGTCCAGTTTGAGTGTCATTGTGAAGAATGAGGAGCCCTTTTTCTACTGTCGGGTTAAAGGACGTCCCAAACATGGACTCTGGCATGTGGATTACAGCAGAGGGAGATCCAGCAGCTTCACATCGGCCTCTCTTCCACTGCAAACTGTAGATCGGGACGCCAGAAACTCAAGAAAACTAGAGTCTGTGATGGAGACAGGCCCGATGCTGGAGTCTAGTCAACACTACATGTGTCTGTCTGAGAAAATGGTCAATATTACAGCTGTAGATGCAGACCGACATGACCCAGCACTAAAATTTCAGCTGATGGGAGATGCTGAGCGCCAATGGAAGCTTCAGTATAATGGAGGTAAGAACCGAATGTGA